In the Streptomyces sp. 3214.6 genome, GATGTCGTGCGCTGCCAGCGCCTGGGTGCAGCCGCTGAGCAGCACATTGAAGTTGGGGTCCTCGAAGAACCGTTCCTGAGGCTCCGTCAGCAGGAAGCCCACGGAGTCGGAACGGCCGGTGATCAGTGAGCGGGCGTGCCGGTTCACGACGTACCCCGTCCTGCGGATCGCGGCGTTGACCGCCTCCGCCGCCGACGGGCTGACGTAGTGCCCGCCGTTGAGGACGCGCGAGACGGTGCCTCGTGAGACTCCTGCCTCGCGCGCCACGTCGTGGATGGTCGGCGGTTTGCGCCGGCCCCCCGCACCATTGTTCATGGTCATGACTTTACGGCTCCGGACAGCAGATCCAGGCTCCAGAAGCGCTGAATGACCAGGAAGAGCGCCACCAGCGGAAACACGGCCAGGAACGCGCCGGTGATCACCAGCGTGTAGAGCGCCGGGGTGTTGGCGCCCTGTTCGAGGAGCGTGAACAGGCCGAGCGTGATCGGGAACTTCTCGTCGTCGCTGAGCATGATGTACGGCAGCAGGAAGTTGTTCCAGATCGCCACGAACTGGAACAGGAACACCGTCACCATGCCGGGCACCATCATCGGCAGCGCGATCCGGGTGAAGATTCGCCACTCGCTCGCCCCGTCCATCCGGCCGGCCTCCACCACGTCGCTCGGCACGGCCGCGGCCGCGTAGATGCGCGCGAGGTAGACGCCGTACGGCGAGAGGATCTGCGGCAGCAGCACGGACCAGTAGGAGTCCGTGAGGTCCGCGTTCGCCATCAGCAGGTACTGCGGGATGGCGAGGATGATCGGCGGCATCAGCACGCCGGCGAGCAGCACGTTGAACAATGTCTCGCGGCCCCGGAAGCGGTACGTCGCCAGCGCGTAGCCGCTGAACGCCGACACACACGTCGACAGCAGCGCTCCGAGGATCGCGTACAGGGCGGAGTTGCCCATCCACTGCCAGTAGATGCCGTCACGGTAGGCGTTGAGGTCCGTGAGGTTGTCGGCGAAGCCGGTGCCCGGCAGGAACGTGAAGGTGGAGAACAGCTCACTGCCCGACTTGGTGGACGCGATCACCACCCACGCCACCGGCAGCAGGCAGTAGATCGCGCCCACCAGCAGCGTGATCGTCGGCACCAGCGCGATCCGGCTGCGCAGCGGCGGACGGCTGTGCGCCGTGCCCGTCGTACCGGCCGCCGAAGGGGCTTTCTGTACGGCAAGAGAACTCATCGTGCTGCCTCCTGCTTGTTACGACGGTTGGCGGCCCGCAGAAAGCCGAACGACAGCACCAGCGTGGCGATCGCGATGATCACGGCCTCGGCGGCCGCCTGGTAGATGTCACCGGTGCCGAACGCGTCCCGGTACACCTTCATCAGCGGACTCCAGGTCGTGGACACGGAGTTGGTGAGCGGCTTCAGGGTGGTCGGCTCGTTGAACACCTGGAGCGTGGCGATGATCGAGAAGAAGAAGGTCAGCACCAGCGAGGGCGCCACCATCGGGATCTTGATCCTCAGCGCGATCTGCAGCGGGGTGGCGCCGTCCAGCTTCGCCGCCTCGTACACCTCGGCCGGGATGGCCTGCAGCGAGGTGTAGATGACGATCATGTTGAAGCCGGTGCCGCCCCAGACCGCGATGTTCGACAGGGCGAGGTACAGCGGACCGCCGTCCAGCAGGTCCGGCTGCGGCATGCCCAGCTTCTGGAGCACGTAGTAGAAGGGGCTGACGTCCGGAAGGTACAAAAAGCCCCACAGCAGCGCCGCCACCACGCCGGGGATGGCGTACGGCAGGAAGATCGCGAGCCGGGTGAAGGGCGCGAGGCGCACCTTGTCGGAGTCGAGCATCAGCGCGAACAGCAGCGCCAGGCCCAGCATCACCGGAACGACGATGCAGCCGTACCCGAGGACGCGCAGCGCGCCGTCGACCAGCTCGCTGTCGGTGAGGGCGTCGGTGTAGTTCTCGATGCCGGCCCAGACCTCCTTCCGCGCGCCCGACCCCAGGCCGAGGCCGGAGACGTGCACCTTGTGGAAGCTGAGCCAGACCGCGTACCCGATGGGCAGCGCGAAGAACAGGGCGAAGAGGATCGTCGCGGGGAGGAGGAAGGCATACGGGGCCCCCTTGACCCCGTACGACTTCCGGCGTGCGGTGGTCACTCGGAGACCTCGAAGCCCTGCTTCTTCATGTCGGCGACGGTGTCCGACTGCATCTTGTCCAGAGCGGCAGAGAAGTCCGACTTGTTCTTCGCGGCGGCGCCGAACGCGTCCTTGAAGGTCGTGTAGGCGACGTTCACGTTCGGGCCCCAGGCCGACGGCGCCGTCGTCTTCGCGATCTTGGCGGCGGTGGTGTAGAAGTCCGCCTGGTTGGAGAAGTAGGCCGGCGGGGTGGTGAAGGCGCCGCTGAGCTGGGCCGAGGTGGAGGCCGGGTAGATGCCGCTCTCCTTGGCCAGCGCGTTGAGGGCGTCGCCGTCGGTGTTCAGCCAGGCGGCGAACTTGGCGGCGGCCTCCTTGTGCTTGGAGTCCGTGGTCACGGCCGTGGAGGAGCCGCCCCAGCTGCCGGTGACGTTCTCGCCGTTCGACCACTGGGGGAGCGGGGCCATCGCCCACTTGCCCTTGGTGTCGGGCGCGGCTGTGGTCAGGGTGCCCGGCGCCCACACGGCAGAGACCCAGGCGATCTGCTTGCCGGTGTTGAGCGCCTTGTTCCAGGCCGGGGTGTACATCGGCTGGTTGTCGATGGCGCCCTCCTTGACGAGGCCGCCCCAGAAGTCGGCGACCTTCTTGGTGGCCGTGTCGTTGACGCCGACCTTCCACTTGTCGCCGGAGGTGGTCCACCACTTGGCACCGGCCTGCTGGGCGAGGCCCGCGAAGAGACCGGAGTCGTTGGCGGAGAACGTGGTGAGGTCGAGGTCCGGCGCCTTCTTCTTCAGCGTGCGGGCCGTCTCGGCGAACTGATCCCAGGTCTGCGGAACCGTCAGGCCGTACTTCTTGAAGAGGTCGGCGCGGTAGTAGAACATCATCGGGCCGATGTCCTGCGGAACCGCGTAGACGGCGTCCGTGCCCAGCGTCGTCTGCTGCCAGACACCGTCGGCGAACTTGGCTCTGGCGTCGCCGACGTTCTTGGCTATGTCCGCCAGCGCGTCATTGCTGACCAGCGTCGGCAGCGCCTGGTACTCGGCCTGGACCAGGTCCGGCGCCTTGCCCGCCTTGTGCGCGGTGAGGATCTTGGTGACCAGTGTGTCGCCGGACGCCTGCTTCTTCACCGTGACGGTGATCTGGTCCTTCTTGCCCTGGCCCTTGTTCCACAGGTCCACGACCTTGTCCATGCCGGGCGTCCAGGTCCAGTACGTCAGCGAGACCGGACCGGACTCGGCCTTGCTGTCGTCGTCGGACGAGCCGCACGCGGCGAGCGCGCTGGCGCCGAGCGTGACGGCGATGGCGGAAGCTGCACCTCTGACAATGAGCCGCCGACGCTTCGTGTTGGGCATGGATCTCTCCCCTGACCTGGGTCCTGGTGTCTGTGAGCGTTCACAGTAGAGAAACATCCCGGACACTTGTCAATGGTTGTTGCTGTGCGGTTATGTTGGGCACGCACCGCCAACCTGATGTGTGCACGTTCCCATATGTTCGATCAAACGGGAGAAAATCCATGCCGGAGACCACCCCCAGGGGCCTCACCGGGCTCGCCTTCGGTGGGGACTACAACCCCGAACAGTGGCCGGAAACCGTCTGGCAGGACGACGTCCGGCTGATGCGGGAGGCCGGCGTCACCATGGTGAGCGTCGGGATCTTCTCCTGGGCCCTGCTGGAGCCCTCGCCCGGGGTGTACGACTTCGGCTGGCTGGACCGGATCATCGACCTGCTGCACGAGAACGGCATCCGCGTCGACCTGGGCACCCCCACCGTCGTCCCGCCGGTCTGGTTCTTCCGCAACCACCCGGAGGCGCTGCCGGTGACGCCCGAGGGCGTCCGCTACGAGTTCGGCTCGCGCGGGGCCATCTGCCACAGCAACACGGACTACCGGGCCGCGGCGGCGAACATCACCAGCCGGCTCGCCGAGCGCTACGGCGACCACCCGGCGCTGGCGATGTGGCACGTGCACAACGAGTACGGCGTCCCCGTCTCGGCCTGCTACTGCGACTCCTGCGCCGCCCACTTCCGCCGCTGGCTGGCGACGACGTACGGCACGGTGGAGGCGGTCAACGAGGCGTGGGGCACCGCCTTCTGGGGCCAGCGCTACGCGGACTTCGAGGAGATCAACCCGCCGCGCGCCACCCCGACCGTCGGCAACCCGGGCCAGGCCCTGGACTACAAGCGGTTCGCCGACGCCACCATGCGCGAGAACTTCTGCGCGGAGCGGGACATCCTGCACCGCCTCGCGCCCGGCGTCCCGGTGACGACGAACTTCATGACCGCCCTCAGCCAGTGCGACTCCGTCGACTACTGGGCCTGGGGCCGCGAGGTAGACCTCGTCACCAACGACCACTACCTGATCACCGACGGCCGCCGCACCCACGTCAACCTCGCGATGGCCGCCGACCTCACCCGCTCCGTCGGCGCCGGCGCGCCCTGGATCCTGCTGGAGCACTCCACCTCGGGCATCAACTGGCAGCCGCGCAACCCCGCCAAGGCCCCCGGCCAGATGGCCCGCAACTCCCTCGCCCATGTGGCCCGCGGCTCCGAGGGCGCCATGTTCTTCCAGTGGCGGCAGTCCCGGCGCGGCGCCGAGAAGTTCCACTCGGCGATGGTCCCGCACGGCGGCACCGACACCCGCGTGTGGCGCGAGGTCGTCGAGCTCGGCGCCTCCCTCGACTCCCTCAGCATGATCGGCGGCACCCGCACCGAAGCCGACGTGGCGATGCTCTGGGACTGGCACTCCTGGTGGGCGCAGAACCTCGCCTGGCGCCCCAGCGAGGACGCCGACCCGCGCGAGCGCGCCGACGCCTTCTACGAGGTCCTCTACGACCGCCACCTCACCGTCGACTTCGCCCGTCCCGAGGGCGACCTCGCGCAGTACCCGCTGGTCGTGGTCCCCGCCCTGTACCTGATGACCGAGGCGGCCGGGAACAACCTCAGGGAGTACGTCGAGAACGGCGGCACCCTCGTCGTGTCGTACTTCTCCGGCATCGTCGACGAGCACGACGCCGTCCACGAAGGCGCCTACCCCGGCGCGCTCCGGGACGTCCTCGGCCTCACCGTCGAGGAGTTCTCCCCGCTGCTCCAGGGCGAGGGCGTGCGCCTCACCGGCCCCGACGGCTCCGAGCTCGGCGGCGACGTGTGGACGGAGTTCGTCGTCCCACGGGGCGCCGAGACCGTCTGGACCTACGCCGACGGCCTCACCGCCGGGCACCCGGCCGTCACCCGGCACCGCCTCGGTGAGGGCACCGCCTGGTACGTCTCCACCCGCCTCGGCCACGAGGGCCTGGACGCGGTGCTCGGCTGGGCCGCCGAGGACGCCTCGATCGCCCCGCGCGCCGACCTGCCCCACGACGTCGAGGTCGTGCGGCGCTCCGGCGAGACGGGCGGCTACCTCTTCGCGATCAACCACACCGCCACCGACGCCAAGGTGCCGCTGGAGACCTCCGGCACCGAACTGCTGACGGGCGAACGCGCTGCCGGCCGCCTCGCGGTCCCGGCGGGAGCCGTCCGGGTCGTGCGACTCGACGGCTGAGCCGACTCCCCCTTCGCCCGTGGAGCCGCGAGCCGCGGGCGGAGGGGGTCCCTCCCGCAGGAGGGAACCCCACCCCCATCACGTCGAAGGGACGACGGACGACGATGTTCCATCCCAGACGCACCCTCAGGGCCCTGCTGCTGCCGCTCGCCGCGGGACTCGCCCTCACGGCCCTGCCCGCGCAGACCGCCCAGGCGGCGAGCACCCTCGCCAACGGCGGCTTCGAGTCCGACGGCACCGGCACCGCGACACCGGCCGGCTGGTCCACGTACTCGGCGGCCGGCCAGAACTCCGCCTCCTTCACCGAGTCCGGAGGTCACGGCGGCAACTACCGCCTGTCCCACTGGGCGTCCACCGCCTACAAGGTGGAGACGTACCAGTACCTCTCGGGCCTGACCAACGGCTCATACAAGCTGACCGCCTGGGTCCGCTCCAGCGGCGGCCAGAACGCGGCCTACATAGCCCTCAAGAACTGCGGCGGCCCGGACCGCCGCACCGACCTGCCGGTCTCGTCCAGCGGCTGGGTGCACATCGTCACGCCGGTCAGCGTGACCAACAACCAGTGCACCATCAGCATCAACAGTGACGCGAACGCGGGCAACTGGATCAATGTGGACGACCTGGCCTTCACGTCCGGCACGAGCGGACTGTCGATCAAGGGCGCCGACATCTCCTCCCTCGCCAAGAGCGAGGCAAAGGGCGGTGTCTACAGGACCGCTTCGGGCGCCACCGGCGACGCGGTCACCATCCTGAAGAACGCCGGCATGAACTACGCGCGCCTGAAGGTCTGGGTCAACCCGGCCGACGGCTACAACAACAAGACGCGCGTCCTCGCCATGGCCAAGCGCGTCAAGGCCGCCGGGCAGAAGCTCCTGGTCGACTTCCACTACTCGGACACCTGGGCCGACCCGGGCGCCCAGTCCAAGCCGGCCGCCTGGGCGAGCCACTCGTACAGCCAGCTCAAGACGGACGTGTACAACCACACCTACGACGTGTTGAACGCGTTGAAGGCCCAGGGCACCACCGCCGACATGGTCCAGGTCGGCAACGAGATCAACGGCGGCATGCTGTGGTCCGAGGGGTCCACCGACAACTGGAGCCAGTTGGCCGGTCTGCTCAACTCCGGCTACGACGCCGTCAAGGCGGTCAGCTCCTCCACCACCGTAGCCCTGCACCTCGCCAAGGGCGGCGACCTGAGCGGCACCCGCTGGTGGTTCGACAACGCCGTCTCCAACGGAGTGAAGTTCGACGCGATCGGCCTGTCGTACTACGGCTACTGGCACGGCACCCTCGCCGACTTCCAGACCACCCTGGACGACGCGGCCTCCCGATACGCCAAGCCCGTGTTCGTCGCCGAGACGGCCTACCCGTTCCGTCTCGACAGCGACGACTCGCTCACCAACCAGATCGACCTGTCCTCCGAACTGGTCTCCGGCTACCCGGCGACCGCGGCCGGCCAGCTGGCCTGGATGAACGCCGTCGCGAACATCGTGGAGGCCGTCCCGAACGGCCGCGGCCTCGGCGTCTTCTACTGGGAGGCGACCTGGACGGCCGTCACCGGCAACGGCTGGGACCCGACCGACGCCTCCTCCGGCAACGGCTGGGAGAACCAGGCCCTGTTCGGCTACGACGACAAGGCCCTGTCCTCCATGTCCTGGTTCAGCCACCGCTGATCCCCGACCCCGTCGAGCGGGGGCCCGGCCGCACCCCGCGGTCGGCCCCCCGCCCGTTTCGCGACACCGTGCCGAAGTGGCACGCCCGTTCGACGGAGAGTGGTGGGGAACTTCGGGAAGAGGCAGCAGAGGACAGAGAGATCACCTTCCGGAAAAGCCAGGCAAAAGACCACGGGTACGACCCGCCGCCCACCCTCCCGCCTGCGAGGATGGCCGCCTCCTCAAGGAAGGTCGGACCCATATGGACCGTCGGGCGCCTCTCGTCCCCCTCAGGTACATCACTCTCCCCGGTCACGGCCCCGAAGACGTCGTCGCCGACCCCAGAGGGCGGATCCTGACCGGGGTGTCGGACGGGAGGATCCTGCGCGTCGAGGGTCTTGAGGATCCGCCCACGGCCCGCGTCGAGCACATCGGCGAGATCGGCGGCCGCCCCCTCGGCCTCGAACTCCTCCCGGACGGCGACCTGTTGGTCTGCTGCGCCGACGGCGCCCTGCTGCGCGTCGACCCCGAGGGCGGTTCCGGCAACGTGCGGGTCCTGACCGAGTCGGCGGCGGGGGAGCGGCTGCGTTTCTGCAGCAATGTCGTCGCCCTGCCCGACGGAACCGTCTACTTCACCGTCTCCAGCCAGGTCCACCCCTTGGCGGACTGGATGGGCGACCTCGTCGAACACACCGGCACCGGACGTCTGTTACGCCTCGCCCCCGGCGCCCGCGAGGCCGAAGTCGCCCTGGAGGGGCTGCAGTTCGCCAACGGCCTCGCGCGCAGCGCCGACGACTCCTTCCTGATCGTCGCCGAGACCGGCGCCCGCCGCCTCACCCGCTACTGGCTCACCGGCCCCCGGGCCGGACAGGCCGAGCCCCTCGTCGAGCACCTGCCGGGGTTCCCGGACAACCTGTGGCGCGGCGCGCCCGACGGCCCCGTCTGGGTGGCGCTGGCCGGGCCGCGCGTCCCCCCGCTCGACCTTCTGCACCGGACCGGCCCCGCGGTCCGCAGGCGCGCCGCCCGGTTGGCCCTGAAAGCGCCGTACCGTCCCTCGGGGTGGGCCGGTGTGCTGGCGATCGACGACGAGGGCCGCATCCTGCACCACCTCACCCGCCGCCGCTCCGGATTCCGCATGGTCACGAGCGTCTGCGAGACCGGTGGCCGACTCGTCCTGGGCAGCCTCTGGGAGCGCGGCATCGCGGTCTGTGAGGCGCCCGTGCCCAAATGAGGCGGCGCTACGCTGGTGCCCGGCCGTGATCACCCCGACGAGGGGGATGGTCCCGGACCGGGCAGGAGACGTAGGACATGACAGCCCCGCAGGCCGAGAGCCTGCGCACCAGCGCATCGCGGCGCACCGCCGGGACGGGTCAGTTCCCGGTGGTCGCCGTCGTGGCGGTCGGCGGCGGCATCGGCGCCGCCGCCCGCTACGCGGCCTCCCTGTGGTGGCCCACCCCAACCGCCGGCTTCCCCTGGACCGTCTTCTGGGTGAACGTGATCGGCTGCGCGGTGATCGGCGTCTTCCTGGTCCTCGTCACCGAGGCCATGACCGCCCACCGGCTGGTGCGCCCGTTCTTCGGCACCGGCGTGCTCGGCGGCTTCACCACCTTCTCGACGTACGCCGTCGACCTCCAGAAGCTGTTCGACGGCGGCCGTCCCGGCACCGCCCTGGCCTACCTGGTGGGGACCCTGTGCGCGGCGCTCACGGCGGTGTGGCTCGCGGCCACGGCGACCCGCCGCACTCTGCAGTGGAGGCGACCATGACGAGACTCACCGGCAGCGCCCTGAGGCTGACCGTCTTCGTCGGCGAGAACGACACCTGGCACCGCAAGCCCCTCTACACGGAGATCGTGCACCGCGCCCACGCGGCCGGTCTCGCCGGGGCCAGCGTCTTCCGGGGCATCGAGGGCTTCGGGGCGTCTTCCCTCATCCACACCGCCCGGCTGCTCTCGCTCAGCGAGGACCTGCCGGTGGCGGTCGTCGTCGTGGACACCGAGGAACGGGTGCGGGCCTTCCTGCCCGAGCTCGACGAACTGGTCACGGAGGGCATGGTCACCCTCGATCCGTGCGAGGTGATCAGGTACGTCGGCCGGGGCGAGAAGCAGGGCGGGAAACGGAGCCGGAGCCGGAGCCGGAGCCGGAGCGGGAATCCGGACGATTCGGGCACGGAGGGTAAGAAGTCGTTGTGAACTGGCTGGTCGTCGTCGCCGGCGGCATGATCGGCGCCCCGCTGCGCTATCTGACCGACCGCGCGGTGCAGTCCCGGCACGACTCCGTCTTCCCCTGGGGCACCTTCGTCGTCAACATGACCGGCTGCCTGATCCTCGGCACGCTGACCGGCGCCGCCGGTGTCGGCCCCGACCTGCGGTTGTTCCTGGGGACCGGGCTGTGCGGGGCCCTGACGACGTACTCGACGTTCTCGTACGAGACGCTACGGCTCACCGAGACCGGCGCGGGCCTGTATGCCGCTGCCAACGCCGTCGCGAGCGTCGTCGTCGGCCTCGGGGCCGCGTTCGCCGGGGTGGCGATCGGCCAGTCGGTGTGGACATGAGCGGCTGCGCCGGCTGCGGGCCTGGTAGGACTGTGTACGACACCGGAGCGTCTACAACGCTGTCGACCGATTCGTCTCCTCAGAACTGGATTCCATGAGCGCCATCTCCGTCGGCCAAGCCGTCGTCCTCGGAGCCGTCGAGGGAGTGACCGAGTTCCTCCCCGTCTCCTCGACCGGACATCTGAAGATCACCGAAGGCCTGATGCACATCCCGGTCGACGACGACGCCGTCGTCGGATTCTCGGCCGTGATCCAGGTCGGGGCGATCGCCGCCGTGCTCGTGTACTTCCGCAAGGACATCGTGCGGATCGTGTCGGCCTGGTTCCGGGGACTGCGCCACCGCGAGGAGCGACAGCACCACGACTACAAGTTCGCCTGGTGGGTGATCTACGCGACCATCCCGATCGTCGTCGTGGGCCTCGCCGCCAAACCGCTCATCGAGGGGCCGCTGGCCTCGCTGTGGGTGGTCGCGGGCTCGCTGATCGTCGGCAGCGGCGTGATGTGGGCGGCGGACCAGATGGGCCGCCACAAGCGGGGTGAGGACGACACCTCGTTCAAGGACGCGATGCTGGTCGGCAGCTCCCAGATCCTCGCGCTGCTCTTCCCCGGCTTCTCCCGTTCCGGCGCCACCATGTCCACCGCGCTCATGCTCGACCTGGACCGGGTCGCCGCCACCCGGCTGTCCTTCTTCCTCGGCATCCCCGCCCTGACCGGCGCCGGAATCTACGAGCTGAAGGACGCCCTCGGCACCGGCGCGGGCGCCGCGCCCCTGGCCGTCGGCACGGCCGTGTCATTCGTCGTCGCCTACGCCTCCATCGCCTGGCTGCTGAAGTTCGTCGCCAAGCACTCCTTCAACGCGTTCGTCGTCTACCGCATCGTCGTCGGCCTGGCCCTGTTCGGCCTGCTGGCCACCGGAGTCCTCGACAGCTGAGCCCCACCAACCAGCGGCCACCGGTGCTGACCAGCACCCACCGGCCGGCGACTGCCGGCGTTGAGTGGCTGGCCCCCGGTTCTGGCCGGCCGGTGGCCAGCCGCTCTGAGTAGGTGTCGAGTGGTTCTGCGTGGGGGTCGTCGGCTCTGGGTAGTGCTCCGCGGCGAAAGCCCTTCAGGGGGCGGGAAATTGTCATTCAGGACTCCCGCCGCCTGAATTTTTTGTTTCCGGGTGTCTTGACAGCGGCCTTGGGCCACCCGGAGTATCACTCCCGTGAACCTGTCAGACAGCCAGACAGGTGGTCGGGGACCGCGGCGCGTCAGCGCGATGGAAGCGGTCCTCACCCACCTCCGCGGCGCCATCGAGCGCGGCGAGTACGCCATCGGCGACAAGCTTCCCTCCGAGGCCGAGCTCTGCCGCACCCTCGAGGTGTCCCGGCCCGTCCTGCGGGAGGCCCTGCGCGCCCTGCAGACCATGGGCCTGACGGTCGCCAAGACCGGCAAGGGCACCTTCGTGATCGCGAACACCGTCGAGGACCCCACCTTCGGCGACTACGCGGCCAGCGACCTGCTCGAGGTGCGCCGCCACGTCGAGATCCCGGTCGCCGGGTACGCGGCGCTGCGCCGCACCCCGGAGAACCTGGACCACCTGGCCCATCTGCTCGACCGCATGGAGCGGGAGACGGACACCACCGCGTGGGTCGCGATGGACACCCTCTTCCACCTGGCCGTCGCCGAGGCCGCCCAGAACCCGGTGTTCCGCCGGGTCATCGAGGAGATCCGGGACGCACTGGCGCGTCAGTCGGCCTTCCTCAACGAGCTGGGCGGACGGCGCGAACAGTCCAACCGCGAGCACCGGGCGATCGTCGAGGCGCTGATCGACGGTTCCGAGCCCGACGCGGTGGAGGCGATGAGCCACCACCTCGACCGTGTCGAGACAACCCTCACCGACATCGTGCGCGCCCCGCGCACGAACCCTCACCTGGAAGGCGGACCCGCGGCGTGAGCGACCAGCACCTCAAAGACGAGACGCGTACCTCCCCCCGTCACGTCGACGCCGGAGACGAGGGCTACAGCAAGTCGCTGAAGTCCCGTCACGTCAACATGATCGCCATCGGCGGCGCCATCGGCACCGGCCTCTTCCTGGGCGCCGGCGGCCGCCTCGCCGACGCCGGACCCTCCCTGTTCATCGCCTACGCGGTCTGCGGCGTCTTCGCCTTCCTCGTCGTGCGTGCCCTCGGTGAACTCGTCCTGTATCGCCCGTCCTCCGGCGCGTTCGTGTCCTACGCCCGCGAGTTCCTCGGCGAGAAGGGCGCGTACACGGCCGGCTGGATGTACTTCCTGAACTGGGCCACCACCGGCATCGCGGACATCACCGCGGTCGCCACCTACACCCACTACTGGGGCATGTTCTCCGACATCCCGCAGTGGGTGATCGCGCTGATCGCCCTGGCCGTGGTGCTCACCGTGAACCTGATCTCGGTGAAGATCTTCGGCGAACTGGAGTTCTGGTTCGCCATCGTGAAGGTCAGCGCACTGGTGATCTTCATGTGCATCGGCATCTTCCTGCTGGTCACCCAGCACAAGGTCGACGGCACCACCCCCGGCCCGTCCCTGATCACCGACAACGGCGGCGTCTTCCCCAACGGCCTGCTGCCCATGCTGCTGATCATCCAGGGCGTCGTCTTCGCCTACGCCTCGGTCGAACTGGTCGGCGTCGCCGCCGGTGAGACCGAGAACCCCGAGAAGATCATGCCGAAGGCGATCAACTCGATCATGTGGCGGGTCGGCCTGTTCTACGTCGGCTCGGTCGTCCTGCTGTCGATGCTGCTGCCGTGGAACAAGTACACGTCCGGCCAGAGCCCCTTCGTGACGGTCCTGTCCAACATAGGCATCCCGGCGGCG is a window encoding:
- a CDS encoding carbohydrate ABC transporter permease, whose amino-acid sequence is MSSLAVQKAPSAAGTTGTAHSRPPLRSRIALVPTITLLVGAIYCLLPVAWVVIASTKSGSELFSTFTFLPGTGFADNLTDLNAYRDGIYWQWMGNSALYAILGALLSTCVSAFSGYALATYRFRGRETLFNVLLAGVLMPPIILAIPQYLLMANADLTDSYWSVLLPQILSPYGVYLARIYAAAAVPSDVVEAGRMDGASEWRIFTRIALPMMVPGMVTVFLFQFVAIWNNFLLPYIMLSDDEKFPITLGLFTLLEQGANTPALYTLVITGAFLAVFPLVALFLVIQRFWSLDLLSGAVKS
- a CDS encoding carbohydrate ABC transporter permease, whose protein sequence is MTTARRKSYGVKGAPYAFLLPATILFALFFALPIGYAVWLSFHKVHVSGLGLGSGARKEVWAGIENYTDALTDSELVDGALRVLGYGCIVVPVMLGLALLFALMLDSDKVRLAPFTRLAIFLPYAIPGVVAALLWGFLYLPDVSPFYYVLQKLGMPQPDLLDGGPLYLALSNIAVWGGTGFNMIVIYTSLQAIPAEVYEAAKLDGATPLQIALRIKIPMVAPSLVLTFFFSIIATLQVFNEPTTLKPLTNSVSTTWSPLMKVYRDAFGTGDIYQAAAEAVIIAIATLVLSFGFLRAANRRNKQEAAR
- a CDS encoding ABC transporter substrate-binding protein — translated: MPNTKRRRLIVRGAASAIAVTLGASALAACGSSDDDSKAESGPVSLTYWTWTPGMDKVVDLWNKGQGKKDQITVTVKKQASGDTLVTKILTAHKAGKAPDLVQAEYQALPTLVSNDALADIAKNVGDARAKFADGVWQQTTLGTDAVYAVPQDIGPMMFYYRADLFKKYGLTVPQTWDQFAETARTLKKKAPDLDLTTFSANDSGLFAGLAQQAGAKWWTTSGDKWKVGVNDTATKKVADFWGGLVKEGAIDNQPMYTPAWNKALNTGKQIAWVSAVWAPGTLTTAAPDTKGKWAMAPLPQWSNGENVTGSWGGSSTAVTTDSKHKEAAAKFAAWLNTDGDALNALAKESGIYPASTSAQLSGAFTTPPAYFSNQADFYTTAAKIAKTTAPSAWGPNVNVAYTTFKDAFGAAAKNKSDFSAALDKMQSDTVADMKKQGFEVSE
- a CDS encoding beta-galactosidase, translated to MPETTPRGLTGLAFGGDYNPEQWPETVWQDDVRLMREAGVTMVSVGIFSWALLEPSPGVYDFGWLDRIIDLLHENGIRVDLGTPTVVPPVWFFRNHPEALPVTPEGVRYEFGSRGAICHSNTDYRAAAANITSRLAERYGDHPALAMWHVHNEYGVPVSACYCDSCAAHFRRWLATTYGTVEAVNEAWGTAFWGQRYADFEEINPPRATPTVGNPGQALDYKRFADATMRENFCAERDILHRLAPGVPVTTNFMTALSQCDSVDYWAWGREVDLVTNDHYLITDGRRTHVNLAMAADLTRSVGAGAPWILLEHSTSGINWQPRNPAKAPGQMARNSLAHVARGSEGAMFFQWRQSRRGAEKFHSAMVPHGGTDTRVWREVVELGASLDSLSMIGGTRTEADVAMLWDWHSWWAQNLAWRPSEDADPRERADAFYEVLYDRHLTVDFARPEGDLAQYPLVVVPALYLMTEAAGNNLREYVENGGTLVVSYFSGIVDEHDAVHEGAYPGALRDVLGLTVEEFSPLLQGEGVRLTGPDGSELGGDVWTEFVVPRGAETVWTYADGLTAGHPAVTRHRLGEGTAWYVSTRLGHEGLDAVLGWAAEDASIAPRADLPHDVEVVRRSGETGGYLFAINHTATDAKVPLETSGTELLTGERAAGRLAVPAGAVRVVRLDG
- a CDS encoding glycoside hydrolase family 53 protein; this encodes MFHPRRTLRALLLPLAAGLALTALPAQTAQAASTLANGGFESDGTGTATPAGWSTYSAAGQNSASFTESGGHGGNYRLSHWASTAYKVETYQYLSGLTNGSYKLTAWVRSSGGQNAAYIALKNCGGPDRRTDLPVSSSGWVHIVTPVSVTNNQCTISINSDANAGNWINVDDLAFTSGTSGLSIKGADISSLAKSEAKGGVYRTASGATGDAVTILKNAGMNYARLKVWVNPADGYNNKTRVLAMAKRVKAAGQKLLVDFHYSDTWADPGAQSKPAAWASHSYSQLKTDVYNHTYDVLNALKAQGTTADMVQVGNEINGGMLWSEGSTDNWSQLAGLLNSGYDAVKAVSSSTTVALHLAKGGDLSGTRWWFDNAVSNGVKFDAIGLSYYGYWHGTLADFQTTLDDAASRYAKPVFVAETAYPFRLDSDDSLTNQIDLSSELVSGYPATAAGQLAWMNAVANIVEAVPNGRGLGVFYWEATWTAVTGNGWDPTDASSGNGWENQALFGYDDKALSSMSWFSHR
- a CDS encoding SMP-30/gluconolactonase/LRE family protein; this encodes MDRRAPLVPLRYITLPGHGPEDVVADPRGRILTGVSDGRILRVEGLEDPPTARVEHIGEIGGRPLGLELLPDGDLLVCCADGALLRVDPEGGSGNVRVLTESAAGERLRFCSNVVALPDGTVYFTVSSQVHPLADWMGDLVEHTGTGRLLRLAPGAREAEVALEGLQFANGLARSADDSFLIVAETGARRLTRYWLTGPRAGQAEPLVEHLPGFPDNLWRGAPDGPVWVALAGPRVPPLDLLHRTGPAVRRRAARLALKAPYRPSGWAGVLAIDDEGRILHHLTRRRSGFRMVTSVCETGGRLVLGSLWERGIAVCEAPVPK
- the crcB gene encoding fluoride efflux transporter CrcB, encoding MTAPQAESLRTSASRRTAGTGQFPVVAVVAVGGGIGAAARYAASLWWPTPTAGFPWTVFWVNVIGCAVIGVFLVLVTEAMTAHRLVRPFFGTGVLGGFTTFSTYAVDLQKLFDGGRPGTALAYLVGTLCAALTAVWLAATATRRTLQWRRP
- a CDS encoding DUF190 domain-containing protein, with the protein product MTRLTGSALRLTVFVGENDTWHRKPLYTEIVHRAHAAGLAGASVFRGIEGFGASSLIHTARLLSLSEDLPVAVVVVDTEERVRAFLPELDELVTEGMVTLDPCEVIRYVGRGEKQGGKRSRSRSRSRSGNPDDSGTEGKKSL